The Culex pipiens pallens isolate TS chromosome 2, TS_CPP_V2, whole genome shotgun sequence DNA window agtcagagtcagagtcagagtcagagtcagagtcagagtcagagtcagagtcagagtcagagtcagagtcagagtcagagtcagagtcagagtcagagtcagagtcagagtcagaatcagaatcagagcCAGAGTTTATTCTTTCTCCTAAATAACAACACAATTTTaacatacaactttttttgaattgtacaattaaaatatttttggtaaCGCTCTGGAGAAGTCGTTCTTGCAGACTGCCTTGAAAATTCAGCAAATTTAGTCACTCAGCTCCAAGAGAGGAAATCTGTAGAATTTTGTTCCCAAAACTATATTGCAGCTAATCGGATTACGAATAAAATTGCAACATTCGCTTTTCAACTCCAGGCAGTGAAAAGCTAGAGCTATGAAAGTAAACCATGGCAAACAAATCTCACTGACTAAAGGTTTTCCTACGTTTGCATTTCAGATGAAAAAGAAAAATGCAATCTCCAGAGCACAAATTTAGCAATAATGCATCCCAATTCTTATTAGTCTGGCGAAACGCTTTACGACCGTTGGTGCACCTCACCTCACTCCCTCTGGAGAAAGAGGAACTTAACCCTTAACCATAGACCGTTTTGCCTTAACAAGCGAACCCGCACCAACCCAGACAGATGCAATGGCACTTGGGATTCTTTCACCCTCAAACCTTAAGGGTTTCCCCACGTCTGatggcaataaaaaaaaatcttgaaacgaAAGTGAGCAAAGAAAGTTTTCGCCGTCGGCGAACAACTCTTCTTTCAGcagtaattaaaatattttagcgCAAGTTTTATGGCACCTCCTTGAGCCACCACCTTGGGAGCAACGCCATTTTCGGTGGAATCTTTTCCGGCACTTGTTTGAGATTGGTGAAAAACGACGGACCAGGAATAGTGATGAGCGTTCCTCGAGGGCGAGCCCCGGAAAAGTTTCCCAGTTTGTAGTTGGTCATAAAGACCTTGCAGTGCAGCGACGAGTACTAAACTGCGATAAAATTGAAGCATAATTGTGTTGAATGGGTTTGAAAACGAAACGGAAGTTTTGTGGGAAAAGTTTCTTTGGGTGGTTGTATCATTTCCGGATCCGGATGTTTGAACATTATACTATTTGCAAGGGTTTTTGTACTTTGCAGTCATATTTACCCTTTTCATGTTCAACGTTTGAGTAATCAATGATTATTAAACATTTCAACGCGCTCACCAACGCACTCTCCCGACATCAAAGCAATAACTCAGCGAAACTAATTTCAGCGCATAATTTGGGTGGGAGTGAACGCCCGAAACAACAATCATAAATTGTCTTCAAAACAGCTTATGCAAATTATAATTGCATTTACGCCACACCAACACTTCAGCTTCCTTCCGGAGAGGAGGTGGTGGTGGGTGTATCATACCCTCAGGGGAAaacataattgggtcctaaaatgaagcttagattgctgatattattgtttacagcgataaagcttatttttctgagtacaatgactctttgtacgaccacaaagagtttaaaattgatttttaaatcaattttgaaaaattatcctcgcggtccttcttgacagaaaagctcctacttgacagctcgttccaagggaaccatagttgatccatcgaaaaaatgttgtcttgtcaatatatttttttgcattaaaatgaaaaaagtgatcagaaatggtttttaatcgtgttttttaccgttgtacataaaaattgacatagggctttagtacccaattatggCGCGCACAACTCGGGCGAACACGTCGCCCCATCAGCGGAGCGGAGTCCTCAGCTCTCAGCAGAATCTCAAAGTTACGACAGTTTGCGCTCCTTGGAGACCGGATTAAGAGAAAGGTGACAAGTGGCCGCGGTGGGCGCTGCTGCCTCTGGGGACAGTGCCACTTCCCGTGCCGGAAGTTGTCTACCATAGTCGCAAGCGCATTCTTTTGCGTATTTATCGTCTTGGACTTTGGTCTTGTAAAGCTCGAGGATGCGAAGGGTTGATTTTATGTAGTTTTACTGgttaaaataaactaaaattgaTTAGTTCAATCAGACCACAATGAGAACCATCGCACGTAAATTTTGGGACGAACTGAGTTCAGAACGCCACAGATCCCAAAAAATTCGATTACAATCCTGTGTTATTCAAAAAACTCCGttcattgttgtcacttttcatataaaaaaagtttcaatcttgtcgttcTATTTCGACACACTccgaaaattgctgtaagtgcgacaactgaccaaagagatttcaggtcagaacgcttttgacacacgtacatgccagacaaatgtaaacatttcgtcgccatcgtgctaacttgtcgtacgtgcattttgggccaaattgagttaagaacgtcattttgtgcagctcacgatgcctcaccttttgaccttcacagatccccaaaattcgatttaaatcctgagatattcaacaaaaaccgaaaaaactccgcacatttttgtcactttacatatgaaagtagtttcaatcttgtcgtgctatcttgtcactccatgaaaattgatgtaagtgcgacaaaaggccaaagggatttctggccaggaaagtcaggatgcgtttgtcgcacgtacaagctagactaccgtaaacatttgtaattataactcgggattccagcaaccaacttcaaccaaactttgggacaatgcacagaatggtgagccaaaccaaacgtgtttgttattgtttacattgcgtgctctcgtttttgaatattcaaggtaaaacattaaaacgcgtttttctcggaacgtcaaaatggcgggtgcgacaagatagcacgacgacgtcgatttgtaGTTATAACTTGGGACTCGGACAatgaaattcaaccaaacttcgagaAACGGTCGGAaaggtcaaccaaacaaaacgtgtttgttattgtttacatgtttgctctagtttttgtttattcaaggtcaaatatTAAAACACTGTTTTCTCTAAACGTAAAAAAGCGAGATGCGACAAGATAACAAGACAACGTCGAATTGTTTCCAATATACCTTCGTCTAAAGCAAGCCTGTCCAACTTTTTTGGCTCAAGTTACACATttattacactcaacccccggtggttggtcactttttcgtttgacactttttgccttcctcaccttactgaggaaaggctataaaatcactcagaaaacgaacttcttagttttacctcctagacccaccttcatgtatacatatcgactcagaatcaaattctaagcaaatgtctgtgtgtgtggtgggatgttgataaaaaaaatttgcactggattatctcggcactggctgaaccgatttggaccgttttggtctcattcgatccgtcttggagtcccataagtcgctattaaaaattataaagtttagttaagtacttcaaaagttatgctaaaaacgattttagcaaaagtccggaagattgtaaaaagggtggtttttgtaagaaaacccgtcatgctatacatttttagaaaggttataaaaagacctttccaacgacaagacattgaagatttgacaatcctatcaagagttataagcacttaagtgttatttatgcactttttggacgccggatctcagatattttgatgaaaacgttgtccggatctctcatgcgacctatcgttagataggtaatcagaagacctttccaacgcgttcaagacgttgaagatctgacaaccctatcaatagttataagcatttaagtgttatttatgaactttttaagaggccggatctcagatattttgatgaaaacgttgtccggatctaccatgcgacttgtcgttggataggtaatcaaaagacctttgcaacgagttcaaaagattgcagatctgacaaccctatcaaaagttatacgcacttaagtgttatttatgaactttttaagaggccggatctcagatattttgatgaaaacgttgtccggatctaccatgcgacttgtcgttggataggtaatcaaaagaccttttcaatgagttcaatagattgcagatctggcaaccctatcaaaagttatcagcacataagagccctgaattatgaagatctgactacccaatctgatagtatgaataatgaatcaagttgatagaacactgaaaggtccgccctgaTGTATCTATTTTGGAGAGCATCACcttctaaatgtgaggaaggcatcaaccacctaagggtggatttagtaacgtttttagtttgtacccccgTTGGTTggccaaagtcaaactaaaaagtgacgaactgtcactcaATTGATATGTTCAATTGTCAATTGATATGTTGACGCTAAAAGATGTGGAAATATTGAGCCAAAAAGATTGGGCAGGCCTTGTCTAAAGCCTGTTGAAGCTTAGTTTtagcaaaaatgactttttatcAGCCCTTAATTTTTCAGCTTCGGAAAGAATcggcattttttcaatgttaatgttacaaaattgtttttttttcttttttttcgaaaatatatgaTCATAGCCTACTTGTAGCCTACAACATTTCCCAAGACacgaaattgatcagaaaataaaaataaattataaaaaacaaaatgcaaaaaatgtaggATACAACAAATCgcttccaaattcccaaaatttgggaggttgttttgGACcacagaaagatttttttttagaatcttttcctttttgcaaaaatgtacaCCCAAAACATTTACTAAATGAAAAAgtatctatttaatatgttcaaCTGCCATACCCAAAGCCGTTCTCAAACTCAGATGGTAGTCCAAGATGTTCCCTTCAAGCTCCAGTTcaatcgagttgatatctggatggaatacgtttttatttgagtttaaaaattgtacttttttcactaaaatatcATTAACTtgctttagatttaaccaaatgGGGTTTTTCActgggtgggtctcgtggcgcaggggtagcggcttcggctgccgatcccgatgatgctatgagacgcgggttcgattcccgccttatccactgagcttctatcggatggtgaagtaaaacgtcggtcccggtttctcctgtctcgtcagaggcgctggagcagaaatcccacgttagaggaaggccatgccccggggggcgtagtgccaatagtttcgttttcgtttcgtttttcggGTTTTTCACtccattcttttatttttaagctttttttgatGCCCGGGCAGAGGGTAGTAACAAAAGTcatatcatttcaataacaaatactattaaaaaacaaggtattctggaatattcttgctaaatccatttttgcataagagtttaataacaatttttgttatcatagcaaaatttgttattggtctgatattggtttaaagtcaaaacaactttggaataacaatttttgttatggaagaacaCCTCAAACTGTTACCGGGATgattggattagttgttaagggctagtatgcagatcggaaggaaaggggtcaagaaactgctttacgaacagcagaacaaaggggAGGGAGTggtttcttggggcttttcttcaccctctctgacttgcttgcgctgccgctgctgcccatttgatttttttcttgaccggttccttccgaagtgcgtataccgcttaaaataacaaaatgaacaacaaagatttgttcgaagaataacacaAAATtgtattagtctgttattacaataacaacccaataacaaaaaaatcatatcagcgaataacaaaacttgttgaaaatatcataaaatgatattggcctagtattttcaaatatcaaaaaatgttatttccaagttattGGCGTCTGGTCGggtgtattttgaattttgaaaacaattgaatttTGCTAAGTTACAGCTTTcctaagatttttgacgtttttgaaccataagactttgtgtcccgattagCCCCGACCTAGCGTCCTCATATTTGGACCAGATGCTGGTTTAAATTGTAAACAACCCCTGATATTTTCAGGCAGATTAGTAAGGTAACGtaaagacttccatcattgtcatgatttttgagTCGCTATCTCTATTTTGAGacatcgtcagttgtgtgctatcttgtgacaacgaccatttagtacttttcgaaaaaatcgattttgaaagtttgttggtaaataatttcaaaactattaatgatagagccaaactttttgaagcaatcggttcgtttACTATCGCTTAataaacgctccaagtttcaactaatttggttacaccagttaaaagatatagtaaaaaatgtaaacaaaaatctgaaaagcacgtgtcacaagtgtgtttcgaaagtaaaattgtactacgtgtcacaagtgtgcacagaattcccatacaaacttaaataagctcaaatcaatggtaTAATCGaattaatcagtatatttttataaacaaaaggttgcattgcctttagaaagtatgtgtgtacataaatttgtgaaaaacaagaaaaattttccacattttccaacaacatgtttgacgtgtcacaagtgtgggcaatcattttgatgataaattggtctatgtcacaagtgtgtattgcgatatccgggaaacggaagcgagtttccaaaatcgggttaaagcatcttgtagtgtttgttaagtatagcaaaacgtcatcattaactcattttcgaacaaaatggtctatgtcacaagatagcacacagctgacgacatgctgattccttttggtaacgattatcccatttttTGCAATGTCAttaaatcgtcattaatcaatgattgcaaactaggacgtcaatgattgtaccacacaattatataaattttgaaacacatttgatttagaccaaaaattctttcagtggcttcaagaaggtaacatccggcacatgctgattcattttggtggcaaaattcgttaaattgaactcaatacagagcattttagagtgatgaccatttttaaatgtgCATACTAATTCTCATTGCGAAAACAGTAATTTTTATGcccatgaaaaaaatcttattgtGAATAATCGCATTCTTACTGCAAAATAGCCAATTCTTATTGTATTTTAATTCGGTCTTATTAAAATCTTTGAACTTCTAAAATCCTGCTCGGTTTTCTCATTGAATCTGTACGTCTTATaagaaatgaattaaaaaataacgccAGGCCATAAATTTCCGTAAGATCGAGGTGTTATCTATTAGCATGAATacctaattaaaaataaattttgaaatttcaatcattatttttctacatcaaaatattgaattaaattgaatttacacaAACGACCTGACAGTGCgttagcaacaacaacaacaacaacaacaacggtaGCGCCTCTGGTGGAATATTGAAGAAAGTGCGCATGTGCCAGCAAACACCACTACACTGATAACCCTCCCGACCTGTCAAATCCCTCCAGCTGAAAtcagtttgtttatgtttacatttgttcgATGCGGAGTGCGCACAAATTTTGAGTgttgaaattaatttgtttaCTACTTTAGTTAGTTACCGGTAAAGTTTTATGTTAAAATGATCGGTGATCAACTTGTAATTGTGCCTGTTGTTTCAAATGAAAGCGTGACAATGGAAGAACAAAGGTAAAATTCAGTTTAGTTGAGCCCTAGTTTACATACAGGTAACGATGAGTTTATCTTCAGGTATTAATGTTATGCTagctaaaaacctaaaaattacctggttttatgataaaaacaaaaagttcaaCATGTTATTTCTCATTCCACCATCAGCATGGATGTCAACCCGGCGACTCTGGCTAGCTATGGAATCTCCTTCTACAGTGAAGAGCAAGACTACAATCCTCCACCCGTGCTTGCAAGTGCGGCGCCTCAAATTGAGCCAAACTACTCAAAATACGACCTTGGCGAGGGTTACTTCAGTTACTACGCGGACGACCCAAATGTTCCTGAACGGTCCAGTTGCAGAGCAGCATCACCGGCATTGTCGGACATTCTGAACGAATTTTCGGTTCCGGGAGGAATTGTGCCCTTGGAAACCAGTGATTGCAGTGACACGGAGGATGATCCTGAAATCTCTGAAAAGGCAATTACCATCAACGCCAGCGACGACGAATCAAGTTCCGCTCTCCCGGTTCCGAAAACCAAAAAGTCCCGTGGTCGTAAGCGCCTCCAACAGGAGGTGGTCATTCCCGGCAAGTGGTACTGCAAGGAGTGTGCTCGAAATTTCATGAGCCAGGCAGGGCTAACGCAGCACATCAACACCCGCCATTCCCGGCTGAAGCCGCATCGCTGTGACGTCTGCAGCAAGCGGTTTGATTTTCTGCAAGAGATGAAAGATCATCGGGAGAGGCATGCGGCAAAGAACAAACCGTTCGCATGTTCCTTCGATGGGTGCACCAAGAGGTTTGTGTATCGGTATGATATGGATCGACACTTTCTGACCAATCACGGCGAGGCACCGCACCCCTGTAAGCTTTGCGATCGAGGATTTGGGCGGATGGATCAGCTGCAGAAACATTTGCAAAGTCATAGGAAGAATACGAACTTTAGACATATGTGCTAAGAACAAGTCCACGAGCAGGCGTCAGATCGTATGTTCTGCTTGTGGACTTACTCTTTTTGTAGGATGTTGCTGAAATGTCATGCTCGATCTTCATAGAATTCAAAGACTTTGCCCCAATAAATCGTTTTGTTATCATATCATATTCTTATTTATTTATCATTCACTGCCTTTTTATTACCTAAGCCAAAGACTGTAAGTCTTTCTGAAGCAAATTGTTCGTCTTGTTCAAATCTAGTAATCGCAGAAAATAACGCTGTCGGGAGAGTCTCGTCTGTTTTTTTGTTACTGCtagttaggctggtacaaattaaatttaaagtttcaagtttAAAGCCTATATCccacaattttaaagcaaaactaTCGCAAAATACTTGATTTTGTACTAAATGAAAACATAAAGGAACAGCATTGACAAATTTGCCATGTCCcgatcaaaatttcatgaatgtttttgtgattgcaaattaaattttccatactaaggtaaaatattcaaaactttccaaaaatcaaaatccctcttcgatttccgtgaaactttgctctacgGAGAAATTTTGATCATTGAATCTTGATCTCGTGACGGATACTAGAGTTTTACTGTAACACATTTTTCAGGGATTTGTAGTTCGAATGCGGCTTTTGTGTAAATTGGACGCCGGGTTTGATGgtgtaaaaaaaacctattattcatcaaaaacaaagTTATTAATGGTTTGAAATCGCTGCTATTTCTCATAAATCGATTGTTAGAATTCGAAAGACACATCGTTCAATGGGAATTTTGCAacaattgcaaaattgtttactTGAACTTAAGAAATCTTTAGACAATGTTGTATCCCAATCAATCAATACATTGAAAAGTCAGTTTGCCAGATCCAGAAAGTTTTCATTTGACATTCCATATATTCATTTCAAAAGCAGAAAACGCTTCGACTCAAAATGTTtaccaaatttaggtattctagggtacgttatccattagtggacccctttcctaggggaaatataccctttctaatcaaacacctatcttcatcatatggagagtttgatgctcgattaaagctccaaaaatactatttaggctataaacttaccagcaacagcaccgcctcgagtaagcacgcaaatttatgccatttactggccaaaaagatcaaatttaatacacttttgatcataatttctattttgcgagaccatttctcatcattttggtggcacacacatccacacgcaagatcagatgATAaatgcttaacgaaagtcgccatcagtatcttttcacttgcgctaacaatttcaaagcgcttaagatataaaattgcttccaactaccggcaacatgttcttttgactattgcttagtcactcacttgaaaaataatcccgaaaaatgtaaacaattagcaagcaccatcaaaacacaaacgcgctaagtcttctgacgtttgaattttgaatatccattccaatcgaaggctgaagaaaacctagcgaggagcgaaggcaaataaagaacaaagggtggccaccaacaccaccaaaatgctggtgcagcgcctgttggagtgagcaagtgctgccaggaaactttcgctataaatgctactattcgtgagtgttcgcttacaatttca harbors:
- the LOC120425574 gene encoding zinc finger and BTB domain-containing protein 49-like isoform X1, translating into MIGDQLVIVPVVSNESVTMEEQSYGISFYSEEQDYNPPPVLASAAPQIEPNYSKYDLGEGYFSYYADDPNVPERSSCRAASPALSDILNEFSVPGGIVPLETSDCSDTEDDPEISEKAITINASDDESSSALPVPKTKKSRGRKRLQQEVVIPGKWYCKECARNFMSQAGLTQHINTRHSRLKPHRCDVCSKRFDFLQEMKDHRERHAAKNKPFACSFDGCTKRFVYRYDMDRHFLTNHGEAPHPCKLCDRGFGRMDQLQKHLQSHRKNTNFRHMC
- the LOC120425574 gene encoding zinc finger and BTB domain-containing protein 49-like isoform X2, whose amino-acid sequence is MDVNPATLASYGISFYSEEQDYNPPPVLASAAPQIEPNYSKYDLGEGYFSYYADDPNVPERSSCRAASPALSDILNEFSVPGGIVPLETSDCSDTEDDPEISEKAITINASDDESSSALPVPKTKKSRGRKRLQQEVVIPGKWYCKECARNFMSQAGLTQHINTRHSRLKPHRCDVCSKRFDFLQEMKDHRERHAAKNKPFACSFDGCTKRFVYRYDMDRHFLTNHGEAPHPCKLCDRGFGRMDQLQKHLQSHRKNTNFRHMC